gcccacTCCGCGTGTGCcatggctccgcatggctcccagaagcagcagcatatctcccctctggctcctacatgtaggggcagccagggggctccgcatgctgcccccaccccaagcgccaccccacagctcccattagctgggaaccacagccaatgggagctgcaggggtggtgcctgtggactaGCCAGCATGcaaagctgcctggctgcgcctctgcataagagccagaggggggacatggcgctgcttccgggagctactTAAGGTAAGCACTCCCTGGAGCCTacacccctgacccccttccataccccaatcccctgccccagccctgatccccctcctgccttcctaaccccttggtcccagcccggagcaccctcctacacccccaactcctcatccccaatCCTACCGCACAGCCTGCATCCCCAACCCGATCCCTCACCTcctctccacaccccaacccaagAGCCCAAgtccaagcccagagccccctcccgcactctgaactcctcatttctggccccaacccagagcccgcacccccagccggagttctcatcccctcccgcatcctaatccccaattttgtgagcattcatggccctccatacaatttccatacccgaatgtggcccttgggccaaaaagtttgcccatcccatTCTAAATGGAGGTTGCTGTGTTTATTTTCATAAGTATGGCTACCATAATGTTTTACTGAATTTTCTGAAAAAATGGGACCACTTGGATGGGACAAAATCTAATagaggaaggaaaggaatttgGAATCACCAAACCTCTTTCATTTGAAAACCTCTTCCTTTCTTATTAATCATATTATATGATTgtgaaaatggggggagggagttctGTTAGTTGTGTCACCCCTTGATGATGAAACTATTGTTATGTATCGTTTTGCTTACTAATCAGAGGAAGTTATACACAATGAGTCATCTTAGAGCTGATGTCCACAACTGCTATATAAACAGGGCTATCTGAGAGACATGTATGTAGCAGCTTTAGAGTAAGCAGTGTTAGTGTTACAAGGCATAGAAGTGACGATAAGAATGAAGACCCTTCTGCTTCTGCTGTTATTATATGTAGCATCCTCCTCTGCTTTACCTCCAGAAACAGAAGATGAAGACAAAAACATCCAGCTTGTGGAGGTAAATATTTGTTATGAATTTCAAACACTATAAATTAAATGGCAGGAAGGAACCTTCTTAtcaattttgcaaaattttatctTACAATTGTCAAACTGCAGttgtatttcttattttttaGAAACAGTCCTGATGTTCAAGAGGTATCAAGTTGCAGAAGTTTTAAGGGAAATATTTCCCCTTGGCACCAGCTTAGTTTTGTCTGAATTATGATTATGACTGTCAGAAGTGAtataataaagtaataaaatacTACAGACACATGGCATTAATTATGTTATCTAGCAACCAGATTGTGTTGTTCTATAAAAAcgtaggccccaattcagcaaggtacttaactctgtgcctcattttaagCTCATAAATAGTCTCATTGTCTTCAACGGGAGTACTTAAAATGAGGCACAtgtttaagtatcttgctgaatcagagccttaatgGAGCAGCAGAACAAAAACTAAATGATATAATCCTTGTTAAGATGTTataacactttttattttttttaaatgggtaactaatgttaggctcctaaatccatatttggttGATAATTAGATggcttcaaaagtgctgagcatccagcaTCCTCCATTGGTTTCATTGGAAATCGTAACTGAGTAGTGGCTGAGGGACAGATGCTATTAGCCTTTACTGATTTGAGCAGCCCCAGAGAAGTCAACTGGATTACTCGTGAGAgaaagggctgtggggagaggttgCAATATACAAATTTTGAGTAAATAACTGAAGAGtaaattttagatttttaaagatacatgTTGCAAAAGCTTTCATTGTAAAACAGGAAATCTAGAGGTCAGTAAGAAAACTGTACTGTATTATCTCTTACTGTTTAAATAAATCCCTGCAGAAAGTGACCTTTCTTGACTCCTCGAAAACACGGACCCCAGGCACATGGGTGTAATTTTGTAAATGTTTAAACTGTTCTGCATGACTTAATGAATACAAGTGACCCAAAGCACTGTTCTTGTTTTTGTCAGAATTATCTACGAAATTTCTACAAGCTTGAGACAGACAAGCAGTCtcactttaagaataaaaacGTTAACTCTCTAACTGAAAAACTCGAGGAAATGCAGGCATTTTTTGGGCTGAAAGTGACTGGGAAACCAGATGTTGATACTCTGGAGGTGATGAAGAAGCCCAGGTGTGGTGTACCGGATATTGGTCAATATGTCCTCACTGATGGAAATCCAAAATGGGAAAGAAAGGATCTGACATACAGGTAACATTTGTGTAAAGAATTTATTGAGCAAAAGagttaaggccaaaattttcatatGATATGCCAAAGGTTCCAAAGTTAGGCACTTAattccatatttagacacctagatAAGTGTTCTACTTTTAAAGGGAGGATGAAACCACTGTTAAAGTCTGTGGGAGTTGTAAATGCTAGgcaccaaatttgaaatattttggcatAAAACAATATATTCAACATAAACTACAAGTGTAGATACcaaaaagtgtatattattttttggGTTATTTTAAAGGATTGTGAACTACACACCAGATATGAATTCAGCAGATGTGGACAAAGCAATCCAAAAGGCGTTTAAAGTTTGGAGCGATGTGTCACCACTAACATTCAAAAGGATCTACGATGGCAATGCAGATATAATGatgtcttttgaaaatggaggTAAGAACGTTATACTAATACAAACATTAGCCTTCATCAGTTGTAGAAGTGCTTGGCAATAAGAATTAAGGTAATtatcctttctcttttttttagaTCATCGTGACAATTCTCCCTTTGATGGACCTGATGGACTCCTGGCTCATGCCTTTCAGCCTGGCAATGGTATTGGTGGAGATGTGCACTTTGATGAGGCGGAATCTTGGACAAAAGGCTCAAATGGTACGAGATTCATCACTACCCCTGTTTATACAGGATCAGATTGTGCAATCTTTGCTCATGTGAAGTTGTAACTTAGGCTCGGACCCACAAAAGActgggctataggatattctgatgcGACTCTCTTTCAATCTCCCCTTTTGAAGTTGAtacactgtgtataaataattatatattaataGGGTGAGAGGGGCGTGACTCTACAGTCCAGTGGTTCAGAGGTGGGAAGcccatgttcaaatcccttctcatcaggcagaggagggaattgaatcaGAATCTTTCTCCTCCTGCATGAATGCCCTAATCATAGGGCTAAAACTTCTCTGGGAAGATTCCTCCTCATTCGCTGGCCATTTTGTGTGGCATTAGGCATgttctgagcacacctactgaaTTAGCCCCCACAGGTGTCTGGGTACCTGCCTGAGGCAGCAATGTGCCTGCCCAGACGTAGAAACATGGGATGTCTAGGGGACTGTTACAGTGAAAATTTTGGTGCTGGGGgaacttaggtgcctacagagttAAGTGGCAGCTGAACAGGGATTTTGAGGATCTTAGTGACACCTACATTTtgaatttagatgcctaaagtgggaattaggcacctaagtccttaCATGGACCTGACCCTTACTCCATGAGCTGTTCCTTTGATACCAGGTATTAGTGTGAAtgagggtagcagaatctggctctctgACTGGTTTTTCCTCCCTCGCTTCTACCACAAACTTATTTGAGGGAAACGGCTCTGTAGCATGACATGTTTTGGTGAGGTTCAGATTAGGTTGTTTCAGTCTGGGACGTTTTATGATGGGTTACACGAAAGAAATTGTGGTGCTTAGAAAAGTTAGTTTTCTTTGGCAGCAAGGAAACATCAGTTCATGCTGAAAATATCACAAACTCTTCAAGACAGGGATAGCGCCTTTCTATGTCCAGAGCGAGCACAATGGGGGTTGATACTGACTGGGGTCTTTGGGCACCACTGCAATTCTCTTCTCATATATTTTCATGTAAATAAGGAATCATTTTATTAAAGTCAGTGAccctccatttatttcaatggaattattcctgatttacaccagtctaaGAAGGAAAATTGGGGCATTTTTGAAGGGTTGGGGGGTTACAGTAAGGGCAAGGGAAGAAGTATCTAGGGCCTGATTGGTTTATATGTCCATATAAAAAATCTTCTCCTTCTACATTTCTTTATATTATAATGTTTGCAGGATTACTGAAAGAATCTCGAGTGTCTCTAATATCCTTTGAGCTGGCATGTATAGGTATTTCCTACTTAGACAGCTGTACTATAGAGTCAAACACAGTTCAcctattttaaatgtacttttttttttaattcctcagGATACAACTTGTTCTTAGTCGCTGCCCATGAACTTGGCCATTCACTGGGTCTGTCTCATTCTACTGATCCTGGTGCCCTGATGTACCCCACCTATTCCTACACTGAGCCTAACGAATTTCGCCTTCCTCAGGATGACATTAACGGCATTCAAACGGTCTATGgtacaaaaaataaacatttagtcATATGCTGGGTTAATTTCACTTTTATGCAGAATGCTGCTTAATCaataaaaaatgtatattttaaggaACATTCTTCTAATTCTAGAAACATTCTAGTGTTGCTGCACAGAGCAATTCCAGTTTTGCTGAGCTCCTGTTAACTAGAGGTGGGAAATGGCCATGAAGATGGTTTCACTGAAGTTTGGCTCCTCTGCATGCCCATTCTTGCAGACGTTAGTAGTTTTCTAGGAGCTAAACCTCACCTGTGCTGAGTTTAGGAGCTCTACAGACCTGAAGTTACCTGGCAGAACCCTGATTAATGACCACCTCCCCCCAATTTTTCATGAGAAGATTTTGTGTGTCCACCAAGTTCTTCATAACATTGGTTTTCAGCTATATTTCTCCATATTATATAATGCCAATTTTTCTTTAATCTTCATGTAGGACATTCAGATAACCCCGTTCAACCAACTGGACCCACAACACCAGTAACTTGTGACCCCAAATTGACTTTTGATGCTGTAGCTACCATGCGTGGAGAACTGCTGTTCTTTAAGGGCAGGTAACAACAAAGAACTTCTGAGTTACTTCTTTGAACTGCAGTACTTAAAAGGAAACAATATTCCAGATAATTTAATTTCCATCAGACATAGGGGGAAACAGTCACTTAGAAATGTAGCGCTAACAATAAAAATCACATAAAAAAAGGTGGCCCAAATTCTCTGATGATGGGTGCCTAGCTTTACCTAACATTTCTCTCAGGCATGACAAAATGCTTTAGCTGTTTCCAAAGTGGCTGCATCAAATGGTGAGATGGCTAAAGGGCACCAACCATTGTACTGTAGTTGCTAAGGAATTCtaattgttttcaatgggaacTATAACCCAGATTCTGCTATACACACAACTCTGATCAGAGGAGAAGAACTTAAATGTTAGTGGTCTACTGGCTAAGGCTGGTAAAGGTGAGCCAGGACTCCCCCCTAGATTCTATTCCAAATACTCTGCCACTGTAATCAGTGGAATGATAGGTTTGTTACCAGTCTAGATTCAATTAAAAAGAGGGCAGCTGCAAACTGTTTTGCAATGGTATGTTTATGTGACATACTGGGCCACTACTTTGTCATGACCCCACCACATTGTAGGTCATTGGCAGGGATAGAACCTGTGACCTCCGGCAC
The DNA window shown above is from Trachemys scripta elegans isolate TJP31775 chromosome 1, CAS_Tse_1.0, whole genome shotgun sequence and carries:
- the LOC117871174 gene encoding matrix metalloproteinase-18-like, with translation MKTLLLLLLLYVASSSALPPETEDEDKNIQLVENYLRNFYKLETDKQSHFKNKNVNSLTEKLEEMQAFFGLKVTGKPDVDTLEVMKKPRCGVPDIGQYVLTDGNPKWERKDLTYRIVNYTPDMNSADVDKAIQKAFKVWSDVSPLTFKRIYDGNADIMMSFENGDHRDNSPFDGPDGLLAHAFQPGNGIGGDVHFDEAESWTKGSNGYNLFLVAAHELGHSLGLSHSTDPGALMYPTYSYTEPNEFRLPQDDINGIQTVYGHSDNPVQPTGPTTPVTCDPKLTFDAVATMRGELLFFKGRYFWRKHPQMTEVELNFISLFWPSLPSGIQAAYENVERDQVFLFKENKYWVLSGYELVYNHPKSIYDLGFPKNVKRINAAFNDKNTGKTYFFVGAKYWRYDENRQAMDQGYPKKIINEFRGISKNVDAAFQNGRYIYFFIGTRQFQFDPNVKRVVSVMKSNSWFNC